The Virgibacillus dokdonensis genome includes a window with the following:
- a CDS encoding calcium-translocating P-type ATPase, SERCA-type has protein sequence MKWYQLEVEDVEKKLHVTANRGLSVKQVEKRRKQYGENVLEAQKKMSKWLIFIKQFQDFMVLVLLAATLIAGLLGEYIDAIAIMVIVIVNGCIGFFQEQKAEKSLDKLKELSAPMAYVLRDKKWERIPSKHVVVGDIVRISSGDRIPADIRIIRSDSLETEESALTGESLPVSKHAQAIHRAKLDAQDQVNMGFMGTLVTRGTGIGIVVGTGMQTVMGQIASLMANTKKVMTPLERKLAELGKFLIVIALLLTALVVVLGVIQGQPAYTMFLAGVSLAVAAIPEGLPAIVTVALSLGVQRMIRKKAIVRKLSAVETLGCASVICSDKTGTMTENKMTVKEVLLHGKQLYVTGDGYDLQGDFFCNDEKIKNSSPHLSTMLLYGLLCNQASLAKKKGKYTIDGNPTDGALVIAARKIGLSEEDKQAYNIIKEFPFDSDRKRMSVIVEDKEKRRFLITKGAPEVLLPRSAYVLEEGGKQLLKAPRQVAIEQAINQMAEKALRTLAIAVKPLSNDEDALSSVLEKDLTFIGVYGMMDPPRKEVKKAVQECRNAGIKTVMITGDHAKTARAIALNLELMPEDGNVLEGYQMNNMSQQELEDTIEDVYVFARVTPEHKLRIVHAFQQKGHVVAMTGDGVNDAPAIKASNIGISMGQSGTDVTKEASSLILMDDNFATIKAAIEEGRTIYENIRKFIRYLLASNVGEILVMLFAMLLSLPLPLVPVQILWVNLVTDGLPAMALGMDKAEGDVMKKHPRSIDEGVFARGLGYKIISRGIVIGAVTLIGFIIAYQNDPTHLTYAQTIAFTTLVMAQLIHVFDCRSERSIFARNPFENMYLVLAVLSSLVLLLVVIYWTPIQPIFHTVSLSLRDWALILALSSLPTVIFGFTKK, from the coding sequence ATGAAATGGTATCAGTTAGAAGTAGAAGATGTAGAAAAAAAGTTGCACGTTACTGCTAATCGTGGTTTATCTGTTAAGCAAGTGGAAAAAAGACGTAAGCAATACGGAGAAAATGTTTTAGAAGCGCAGAAAAAAATGTCAAAATGGTTGATTTTTATAAAGCAATTTCAAGATTTTATGGTACTTGTTCTATTAGCAGCTACATTAATTGCGGGTCTGTTAGGTGAATATATCGATGCAATTGCAATTATGGTCATTGTAATCGTCAATGGTTGTATCGGTTTTTTTCAAGAGCAAAAGGCCGAAAAATCGCTTGATAAATTAAAAGAATTATCAGCTCCTATGGCTTATGTTCTACGTGATAAAAAATGGGAAAGAATTCCTTCAAAACATGTAGTTGTTGGCGATATTGTTCGGATTTCAAGTGGTGACCGTATACCAGCAGATATACGGATTATTCGTTCAGATAGTCTAGAAACGGAAGAGTCAGCACTAACTGGAGAATCGCTTCCAGTATCAAAACATGCCCAAGCTATCCACCGTGCTAAATTAGATGCACAAGATCAAGTTAATATGGGATTTATGGGGACATTAGTCACTCGCGGAACAGGAATTGGCATCGTTGTTGGCACTGGCATGCAGACGGTTATGGGGCAAATTGCTTCTCTAATGGCAAATACAAAGAAAGTGATGACACCTCTAGAACGTAAACTTGCAGAATTAGGTAAGTTTTTAATTGTTATTGCCTTACTGCTTACTGCTTTAGTCGTCGTATTAGGTGTTATACAAGGTCAGCCAGCTTATACGATGTTTTTAGCCGGTGTTTCGCTTGCAGTTGCTGCTATTCCAGAAGGCCTGCCAGCTATTGTAACGGTCGCACTCTCCCTCGGTGTTCAACGTATGATCCGAAAAAAAGCAATCGTTCGTAAATTGTCCGCAGTTGAAACATTGGGATGTGCTTCGGTTATTTGTTCAGATAAGACGGGAACAATGACGGAAAATAAAATGACAGTAAAGGAAGTATTGCTTCATGGAAAACAGCTATACGTAACTGGTGATGGATATGATTTACAAGGAGATTTTTTTTGCAACGACGAAAAAATAAAGAACAGTTCTCCTCATTTGTCAACGATGCTTTTATATGGCTTACTTTGCAATCAAGCTTCACTGGCTAAAAAGAAAGGTAAATATACCATTGATGGTAATCCAACTGATGGGGCATTAGTTATTGCAGCTAGAAAAATCGGGCTAAGTGAAGAAGATAAACAAGCCTATAACATTATTAAGGAATTTCCGTTTGATTCCGATCGTAAACGAATGAGTGTCATTGTGGAAGATAAGGAGAAACGCCGCTTTTTAATTACGAAAGGTGCACCAGAAGTTTTATTACCTCGATCAGCATATGTGTTAGAAGAAGGGGGAAAACAACTTTTAAAGGCACCAAGGCAAGTTGCAATTGAACAGGCCATTAATCAGATGGCAGAAAAAGCATTACGTACATTAGCTATTGCTGTAAAGCCGTTGTCCAATGATGAAGATGCTTTATCATCTGTTCTTGAAAAAGATTTAACTTTTATCGGTGTTTACGGGATGATGGATCCACCTCGGAAAGAAGTAAAGAAAGCCGTTCAAGAATGCCGTAACGCTGGTATTAAAACTGTCATGATTACAGGAGATCATGCTAAAACAGCTCGGGCGATTGCGTTAAACTTAGAACTAATGCCAGAAGATGGGAACGTACTAGAAGGATATCAAATGAACAATATGTCTCAACAAGAATTGGAAGATACGATTGAAGATGTTTACGTGTTTGCACGTGTTACCCCAGAACATAAATTAAGGATCGTCCATGCTTTTCAACAAAAGGGGCATGTGGTGGCGATGACAGGTGATGGCGTAAATGACGCACCTGCTATAAAAGCGAGTAATATTGGGATTAGTATGGGGCAAAGCGGAACAGATGTAACAAAAGAAGCCTCCTCGCTTATACTAATGGATGATAATTTTGCTACGATAAAAGCTGCAATTGAAGAAGGACGAACGATTTATGAAAATATACGAAAATTTATTCGCTATTTGTTAGCTTCCAATGTTGGTGAGATTTTAGTTATGTTGTTTGCTATGTTACTTTCCTTACCATTACCACTTGTACCTGTACAAATTTTATGGGTGAACTTAGTTACAGATGGACTACCAGCAATGGCTTTAGGGATGGATAAAGCAGAAGGGGATGTGATGAAGAAACATCCAAGGAGTATAGATGAGGGAGTATTTGCCCGTGGACTAGGCTATAAAATCATTAGTAGGGGGATCGTAATTGGTGCTGTCACCCTCATCGGGTTTATCATTGCATATCAAAATGACCCAACTCATCTAACTTATGCCCAAACGATTGCTTTTACCACATTAGTAATGGCGCAATTGATTCACGTATTTGATTGTCGGAGTGAGCGATCTATTTTTGCAAGAAACCCATTTGAAAATATGTATCTTGTATTAGCTGTGTTGTCATCTCTTGTACTGTTATTAGTCGTTATTTATTGGACGCCAATACAACCTATTTTTCATACAGTATCTTTAAGTTTAAGAGACTGGGCGTTAATCTTAGCTCTTAGTTCGTTACCGACCGTTATTTTTGGTTTTACTAAAAAATAA
- a CDS encoding class I SAM-dependent methyltransferase, producing MLEKELVKKPFAKRPQDYVTSTTHALGISQEVISTWLNPAPTMEMLDIATGGGHVAKQLSPYVRIVYATDLTKEMLANTKQHLQALTNLIYIIVDAEQLPFLDASFDLITCRIAAHHFPNPDQFIREVKRVLKKDGKFLFIDNIVPNNKQHELFMNQVEKMRDESHVKFLTKEEWKCLFKQHGLKISQQHTHKKTLSVNKWLDRTLCHEDEKNTVSKRLLQADTDITNYYQIKKRNEKPLQFSIDEWSVLMEHEK from the coding sequence ATGCTGGAAAAGGAATTAGTAAAAAAACCGTTTGCTAAACGCCCACAAGATTATGTAACAAGTACTACGCATGCATTGGGAATTAGTCAAGAAGTAATAAGTACATGGCTAAACCCTGCACCTACGATGGAAATGTTAGATATAGCAACAGGAGGGGGACATGTTGCTAAACAACTATCCCCGTATGTACGTATCGTATACGCAACGGACTTAACCAAAGAAATGCTTGCAAATACGAAACAACATTTACAAGCACTAACTAACCTTATATATATTATTGTAGACGCAGAACAACTGCCCTTTTTAGATGCTTCATTTGACCTCATCACATGTCGAATTGCTGCACATCATTTTCCGAATCCTGACCAATTTATTCGTGAAGTAAAGCGCGTATTAAAAAAAGATGGAAAATTCCTGTTCATTGACAATATCGTTCCAAACAATAAACAGCACGAGCTATTCATGAATCAGGTGGAAAAAATGCGGGATGAAAGCCATGTCAAATTCCTTACTAAAGAAGAGTGGAAATGTCTATTTAAACAACATGGACTAAAAATAAGTCAGCAACATACTCATAAAAAGACGTTATCTGTTAATAAGTGGCTAGATCGCACTTTATGTCATGAAGATGAAAAAAACACCGTCAGCAAACGTCTATTACAAGCAGATACAGATATAACAAACTATTATCAAATTAAAAAAAGAAATGAGAAACCACTGCAGTTTTCTATTGATGAATGGTCGGTTTTAATGGAGCATGAAAAATAA
- a CDS encoding YicC/YloC family endoribonuclease, with amino-acid sequence MAKSMTSYGRAKVGTNELTIAVEVKTVNHRYFDVSMKIPSQCIFLEDQLRRILKTFFQRGRVELYIQIYGETLLQKTVEANWDLVDQYMEQLQELKQRYQLNGDLPMTVITSFPEIFSVSEKENNISDEYISLLMNAVNHASKQALEMREKEGVSLLKDLRTRIHNLVEYVEKIKGRQPFALTAHRERIKRRVSDHFMEEPLQDTARLYQEIVLLAEKGDITEEIIRMHSHLAQMEQTIILTEPIGRKLEFIAQELLREANTIGSKSVDTVISEYTILIKSEIEKIKEQVQNME; translated from the coding sequence ATGGCAAAAAGTATGACGAGCTACGGAAGAGCGAAGGTTGGTACGAATGAGTTAACGATAGCAGTTGAGGTTAAAACGGTGAATCATAGATATTTTGATGTAAGTATGAAAATTCCAAGTCAATGTATATTTTTGGAGGATCAACTTAGAAGGATACTCAAGACCTTTTTTCAACGTGGAAGAGTAGAATTATATATTCAAATTTATGGAGAAACGTTGCTACAAAAAACGGTGGAAGCAAATTGGGACCTAGTAGATCAATACATGGAGCAGTTACAAGAGTTGAAGCAGCGATATCAGCTTAATGGAGATTTGCCAATGACGGTTATTACTAGCTTTCCAGAGATATTTTCTGTATCTGAAAAGGAGAACAACATATCGGATGAATACATTTCCTTGTTGATGAATGCAGTCAATCATGCTAGTAAACAAGCATTAGAAATGAGGGAAAAAGAGGGTGTCTCTCTATTAAAAGATTTACGGACACGTATACATAATCTAGTAGAATATGTAGAAAAAATAAAGGGACGTCAACCGTTTGCTTTAACTGCACATCGAGAGCGAATTAAACGTAGAGTATCCGATCATTTTATGGAAGAACCGCTACAAGATACAGCTAGATTATATCAAGAAATTGTTTTATTAGCTGAAAAAGGCGATATTACTGAAGAAATAATACGTATGCATAGCCACTTAGCACAGATGGAGCAAACAATCATATTAACAGAGCCGATTGGAAGGAAGTTAGAATTTATTGCTCAAGAATTACTTCGTGAAGCAAATACAATTGGTTCGAAATCCGTTGATACAGTAATTAGTGAGTATACCATTTTGATCAAGAGTGAAATTGAAAAAATTAAAGAACAAGTGCAAAATATGGAGTAA
- a CDS encoding LysR family transcriptional regulator, protein MKIDDYKLLLKLQEIGTIRGTAKTVLISQPAVTQRLKYMEEYFGHNVFIRTPKKLIPTPEGEIILQHAMEVIQRENALQNKLAISSNEVQGTLSIACSSLISQRYLPALLGRFTAKFPKVAIDLVTGISEDIKRNHKDYHVCIIRGEKLKETTCLPLFDDPLYIFDTEAFPADSIKERPLIAFSSDDSMHELVDHWLYVHQDKIKPIKTMTVDQIETCKQLMKQGLGMAVLPESVSDFMKEDYPYLPLLLNGEPVSRKTWVCFQEGIRSLPQVNHFIEELTSFLTPSKS, encoded by the coding sequence ATGAAAATAGACGACTACAAACTATTGTTAAAGTTGCAAGAAATTGGAACCATTCGAGGTACAGCAAAAACAGTACTGATTTCTCAGCCTGCAGTAACCCAACGTTTGAAATATATGGAGGAATATTTTGGACATAATGTATTTATTCGTACCCCGAAGAAGCTTATTCCAACACCAGAAGGGGAAATAATTTTACAACACGCTATGGAGGTAATACAACGAGAAAATGCATTGCAAAATAAACTAGCTATATCTAGTAACGAAGTGCAAGGGACATTATCGATTGCTTGCTCTTCCCTTATCTCGCAACGGTATTTACCAGCTTTGTTAGGAAGATTTACAGCCAAATTCCCTAAAGTTGCCATCGATCTAGTGACAGGTATTAGTGAAGACATTAAACGAAATCATAAAGATTATCATGTTTGTATTATCCGTGGAGAAAAATTGAAAGAGACTACTTGTCTTCCATTATTTGATGATCCATTATATATTTTTGATACAGAAGCGTTTCCTGCAGATTCTATTAAAGAACGTCCACTCATTGCATTTAGTTCTGATGATAGTATGCATGAATTAGTAGATCATTGGCTCTATGTACATCAAGATAAAATAAAACCGATTAAAACAATGACGGTTGATCAAATAGAGACGTGCAAGCAATTAATGAAGCAAGGGTTAGGAATGGCTGTGTTACCTGAAAGTGTCTCTGATTTTATGAAAGAAGACTATCCTTATTTACCGCTTCTGTTAAATGGGGAACCTGTCTCTAGAAAAACATGGGTTTGTTTTCAAGAGGGAATTCGTTCTTTACCACAAGTGAATCATTTTATAGAAGAATTGACATCCTTTTTAACGCCATCTAAATCTTGA
- the gmk gene encoding guanylate kinase, with amino-acid sequence MIEEKGILFILSGPSGVGKGTVRKALFNQDTDLKYSISMTTREKRPGEKEGVDYFYKSKKDFEQLIKEKQLLEYAKYVNNYYGTPREYVEKTLESGHDVFLEIEVQGALQVRENFPEGVFIFLFPPSLEELKNRIVHRGTESQDLVLNRLKEARKEIEMMDKYDYVVVNDDVALAVKKIQAIIQSEHLKRERIAKQYKQLLEDEL; translated from the coding sequence TTGATTGAAGAAAAAGGGATTCTTTTTATTCTTTCAGGGCCTTCCGGAGTCGGGAAAGGAACAGTGCGTAAGGCGCTGTTTAATCAAGATACAGATTTAAAGTATTCCATTTCTATGACGACCCGTGAAAAACGTCCAGGAGAAAAAGAAGGCGTAGATTATTTTTATAAATCCAAGAAGGATTTTGAGCAACTAATTAAAGAAAAACAGCTGTTAGAATATGCGAAATATGTCAATAATTATTATGGTACACCCCGTGAGTATGTAGAAAAAACATTGGAATCAGGGCATGATGTATTTTTAGAAATAGAAGTACAGGGTGCTTTACAAGTTAGGGAGAACTTCCCCGAAGGTGTGTTTATCTTTTTATTTCCACCTAGCCTTGAGGAATTAAAAAATAGAATTGTTCATAGAGGAACAGAATCTCAAGACCTTGTCTTAAACAGACTAAAAGAGGCAAGAAAAGAAATTGAGATGATGGACAAATACGATTATGTAGTTGTAAATGATGATGTTGCTCTAGCTGTGAAAAAAATTCAAGCGATTATTCAAAGTGAACACTTAAAGCGGGAGCGCATTGCAAAACAATATAAACAATTATTGGAGGATGAATTATAA
- the rpoZ gene encoding DNA-directed RNA polymerase subunit omega, producing the protein MMLDPSIDSLLKKVNSKYSLVTLAARRARQISETKKVLIDNPKSYQYVGMALEEVQAGKLFIDEEAGKSQL; encoded by the coding sequence ATAATGCTAGACCCATCGATAGACTCTTTACTAAAAAAAGTTAACTCAAAATATAGCCTTGTTACACTCGCTGCCAGAAGAGCTAGACAAATTAGCGAAACGAAGAAAGTGTTAATTGATAACCCAAAATCCTATCAATACGTTGGTATGGCACTGGAAGAAGTTCAGGCAGGAAAGTTATTTATTGACGAAGAGGCGGGAAAAAGTCAATTATAA
- the pyrF gene encoding orotidine-5'-phosphate decarboxylase, translating into MTASIYLALDFPNWHTTNQFLTKHDLIGVPVKIGMELFYREGPALIEKLKQNGHSIFLDLKLHDIPTTVKKAMRNLAKLEVDMVNVHALGGSAMIQAAKQGLVEGNTRFQTKLLAVTILTSMDQTYMEQNLRLPGTLESNVLHFAKLAEKNGADGVVCSVYEANAVKNVCGNSFLTVTPGIRLVDAQDDDQKRIATPSYAKQHGASVIVVGRTVTQADSPKQAYDQIKGEWANGNR; encoded by the coding sequence ATGACTGCATCTATTTATCTGGCATTAGATTTTCCAAACTGGCATACAACAAATCAATTTTTAACAAAGCATGATTTAATTGGTGTTCCAGTAAAAATAGGGATGGAGTTATTTTATCGTGAAGGCCCAGCGTTAATAGAAAAATTAAAGCAAAATGGGCATTCCATATTTTTAGATTTAAAACTACATGATATACCAACAACAGTAAAAAAAGCGATGCGTAATTTGGCAAAATTAGAAGTAGATATGGTCAATGTTCATGCTTTAGGTGGAAGTGCTATGATTCAAGCAGCAAAGCAAGGATTAGTGGAAGGAAATACGCGTTTTCAGACCAAATTATTAGCAGTTACGATTCTAACATCGATGGATCAGACATATATGGAACAAAATTTGCGACTACCTGGAACGTTAGAAAGTAATGTACTTCATTTTGCAAAGCTTGCTGAAAAAAACGGTGCGGATGGTGTAGTATGTTCCGTTTACGAAGCAAATGCTGTAAAGAATGTATGTGGCAATTCTTTTTTAACGGTCACGCCTGGGATTCGATTGGTGGATGCACAAGATGACGACCAAAAAAGAATTGCTACCCCAAGCTATGCCAAACAACATGGAGCTAGTGTGATCGTTGTAGGGAGAACAGTAACGCAAGCTGACTCACCGAAACAAGCATATGATCAAATTAAAGGAGAGTGGGCAAATGGCAACAGGTGA
- a CDS encoding organic hydroperoxide resistance protein, whose amino-acid sequence MANVIFTSKATAKNGRDGHVQSDDGLIDLKLVNPATNKEDKGSNPEQLFAATYASCFDGALNLVASKEKKEIDSLTTAAVSFLKDTDDNGFKIGVELTVKIKGVDQNEAEELVEKAHQVCPYSKATRGNIDVHLKPQAV is encoded by the coding sequence ATGGCAAATGTGATTTTTACATCGAAGGCGACAGCAAAAAATGGACGTGATGGTCATGTACAATCAGATGACGGTTTAATTGATCTTAAACTAGTAAATCCAGCTACGAATAAAGAAGACAAGGGGTCAAACCCAGAACAGCTTTTTGCAGCAACATATGCATCCTGTTTTGATGGTGCCTTAAATTTAGTTGCTTCCAAAGAAAAGAAAGAAATTGATTCCTTGACGACAGCAGCTGTTAGCTTTCTAAAAGATACGGACGATAATGGTTTTAAAATCGGTGTAGAGTTAACAGTGAAAATAAAAGGTGTTGACCAAAACGAAGCAGAGGAGCTTGTGGAAAAAGCGCATCAAGTATGTCCTTATTCCAAGGCGACTAGAGGAAATATCGATGTACACTTAAAACCACAAGCTGTTTAA
- a CDS encoding Rqc2 family fibronectin-binding protein, which translates to MPFDGIVTYATTNELHTKLTAGKITKIYQPTETEVLFTIRNHGQNAVLLCSIHPTYSRIHLTEEMFQNPKEPPMFCMVLRKYLSGAIIKKIEQRGLERIIQFTIQSRNEIGDITKKKLIMEIMGRHSNLLLVDGEDGHIIDSLKHVSSWQNRHRTILPGQIYQLPPEQNKLNPLLIRPEQLIKKLDFNAGKLDTQIVNLLSGFSPIVAKEIVHQAHLGNEKVYEQIFTDMQQQLLDKDFTPVIYRNQKEDYHVLPLTHLKGEKQTFLTTNGMLDQFYTGKAERDRVKQQTKDLARLLKNELAKNKRKQKKHAQTMQKAQRKEHYQKAGELLTAHLHLVTQGDKQITVVDYYDPEQKQLTIDLDPLKTPSENAQAYFKTYQKLKTSELKVKEEIAKTEQEMEYLERLLQQIETASIQDIEEIREELRDEGYLKKQKATKKKKAKTAKPVPEKYIASDGTTILVGKNNKQNEYVTMKLAARDDIWLHTKDIPGSHVIIRSASPSEDTILEAAQLAAYFSKSRQSSSVPVDYTKIRHVKKPNGAKPGFVTYDNQKTVFVTPNEQLIQKLTP; encoded by the coding sequence ATGCCATTTGATGGTATAGTAACGTACGCGACAACGAACGAACTGCATACCAAATTAACAGCGGGAAAAATAACAAAAATCTATCAACCAACGGAAACGGAAGTATTATTTACCATTCGAAATCATGGACAGAATGCGGTTCTTTTATGTTCTATCCACCCTACTTACTCCCGAATACACCTAACCGAAGAAATGTTTCAAAATCCAAAAGAACCACCAATGTTTTGTATGGTGTTGAGAAAATATTTATCTGGAGCCATCATCAAAAAAATTGAACAACGGGGTTTGGAGAGAATTATCCAATTCACGATACAATCACGAAATGAAATTGGAGACATAACCAAGAAAAAATTAATAATGGAAATTATGGGGCGCCACAGCAATTTATTGCTTGTAGACGGGGAAGATGGACATATTATCGATAGTTTAAAACATGTTTCCAGCTGGCAAAACCGCCACCGGACCATTTTACCTGGACAAATTTATCAGCTGCCACCAGAACAAAATAAATTAAATCCGCTTTTAATTCGTCCAGAACAGCTTATTAAAAAGCTAGACTTTAATGCTGGAAAATTAGACACCCAAATTGTAAACCTACTTAGTGGATTTTCACCTATCGTTGCCAAAGAGATTGTTCATCAAGCCCATTTAGGTAATGAGAAAGTATATGAGCAAATATTTACTGACATGCAGCAACAACTGTTAGATAAAGACTTTACTCCTGTGATCTATCGAAATCAAAAAGAAGATTATCATGTTCTCCCACTAACGCATTTAAAAGGAGAAAAACAAACTTTCCTGACAACAAATGGCATGCTTGACCAGTTTTACACTGGAAAAGCAGAAAGAGATCGAGTGAAACAGCAAACGAAGGATTTAGCACGCTTGTTAAAAAATGAATTAGCCAAAAATAAACGGAAACAAAAAAAACATGCACAAACGATGCAAAAAGCACAACGAAAAGAACACTATCAAAAAGCAGGAGAATTGCTGACAGCTCACTTACATCTCGTAACGCAGGGTGACAAGCAAATAACCGTAGTAGACTATTATGACCCAGAGCAAAAACAGTTAACCATTGATTTAGATCCATTGAAAACACCAAGTGAAAATGCACAGGCATACTTTAAGACATATCAAAAACTAAAAACTTCAGAATTAAAAGTGAAGGAGGAGATAGCAAAAACAGAGCAGGAAATGGAGTATTTGGAGAGATTACTACAGCAAATTGAAACAGCAAGCATACAGGATATTGAAGAGATTCGTGAAGAACTTCGAGATGAAGGCTATTTAAAAAAACAGAAAGCAACCAAGAAAAAGAAAGCAAAAACAGCCAAACCAGTACCTGAAAAATATATTGCATCTGACGGAACAACAATATTAGTCGGTAAAAATAATAAACAAAATGAATATGTAACGATGAAATTAGCTGCTCGCGATGATATTTGGTTGCACACGAAAGACATACCTGGCTCACATGTTATTATTCGTTCCGCTTCTCCTTCAGAAGACACCATATTGGAAGCAGCTCAACTTGCAGCTTATTTTAGTAAATCACGTCAATCCTCGTCCGTTCCAGTAGATTATACAAAAATTCGTCACGTAAAAAAACCGAATGGTGCAAAACCAGGCTTTGTAACGTATGATAATCAAAAAACAGTTTTTGTTACGCCTAATGAACAACTCATCCAAAAATTAACACCATAA
- the remA gene encoding extracellular matrix/biofilm regulator RemA, whose protein sequence is MSLRLINIGFGNVVSANRVISIVSPESAPIKRIITVARENNKLVDATYGRRTRAVIITDSDHVVLSAVQPETVGQRVLSHEEITDDN, encoded by the coding sequence TTGAGTTTACGACTAATAAATATTGGTTTTGGTAATGTTGTTTCAGCGAATCGAGTGATTTCTATTGTCTCGCCTGAATCAGCTCCAATTAAACGAATTATTACAGTTGCCAGAGAAAATAATAAGTTAGTAGATGCAACTTACGGAAGACGAACAAGAGCAGTTATCATCACAGATAGTGATCATGTAGTACTGTCTGCAGTTCAACCTGAAACAGTGGGTCAACGTGTATTGAGTCATGAAGAAATTACAGACGATAATTAG
- the pyrE gene encoding orotate phosphoribosyltransferase has translation MATGEEVIRELLQIKAVQIKTEGYFTWTSGIKSPIYCDNRLTMSYPIVRRKITQAFARIIKEQQIQLDCIAGCATAGIPHAAWLAEALDLPMVYVRSKPKAHGKGNQIEGEVEQGQKVIVIEDLISTGGSAIASAKALHAAGAEVTGVLAIFTYGLRKAEVAFRESGFHYHTITGFDAFIQVLEADGKINQMDSKQLLAWKESLN, from the coding sequence ATGGCAACAGGTGAAGAGGTTATACGTGAGTTATTACAAATAAAAGCCGTACAGATTAAAACAGAAGGATATTTTACATGGACATCAGGAATTAAATCACCAATCTATTGCGATAATCGTTTAACGATGTCGTACCCAATTGTACGCCGAAAAATCACCCAGGCATTTGCAAGGATTATAAAAGAACAACAAATTCAATTGGATTGTATTGCTGGTTGTGCAACAGCAGGTATACCGCATGCCGCATGGTTAGCTGAAGCGCTTGATTTGCCAATGGTGTATGTTCGTTCCAAGCCGAAAGCGCATGGGAAAGGTAATCAAATTGAAGGAGAAGTAGAGCAAGGCCAAAAAGTAATTGTGATTGAAGATTTAATTTCTACAGGTGGCTCAGCTATTGCGTCAGCCAAAGCTTTACATGCAGCTGGAGCTGAGGTGACAGGTGTGTTAGCCATTTTTACATATGGGTTGAGAAAAGCGGAGGTGGCTTTTCGTGAATCTGGTTTCCATTATCATACGATTACAGGATTTGATGCATTCATTCAAGTGCTAGAAGCTGATGGCAAGATTAATCAAATGGATAGCAAACAATTATTGGCTTGGAAAGAAAGTCTCAATTAG